A part of Myxococcus landrumus genomic DNA contains:
- a CDS encoding c-type cytochrome, producing the protein MMKQLVVVLSLCLAPSAFAADDVVDVWKAKCKSCHGDDGKAQTKMGQKESLADMSQAAWQASVTDADIRLVIADGSPRNSKMKAFKEKLTPAQIDSLVGYIRTLKAK; encoded by the coding sequence ATGATGAAGCAGCTTGTCGTGGTGCTGAGCCTGTGTCTGGCCCCGAGCGCCTTCGCGGCGGACGACGTGGTGGACGTGTGGAAGGCCAAGTGCAAGTCCTGCCACGGCGACGACGGCAAGGCGCAGACCAAGATGGGCCAGAAGGAGTCCCTCGCCGACATGAGCCAGGCCGCCTGGCAGGCGTCCGTGACGGACGCGGACATCCGGCTGGTGATTGCCGACGGCTCTCCTCGCAACTCCAAGATGAAGGCGTTCAAGGAGAAGCTCACGCCCGCGCAGATTGACTCGCTGGTGGGATACATCCGCACCCTGAAGGCCAAGTAG
- a CDS encoding PAS domain-containing sensor histidine kinase → MNNGAGAPPSEAVVVLRSVRSAGHGILDFECVSANAHAERWLGREERSLVRQRLLEEAPWVGECGLFASCVRVAVRREPEVVRVSRQSSVGTVWMLARVSPWEDGVVVFLEDLTERMASEEALRRDHDLLHAVIESATDAIYVKDLDARYVLINPATARAFNRAPQDILGRTDVELLGDTAAPAVTNDREVIESGVTATYEDADGGPGSDQIWQTTKGVLRRGDGTVYGLFGISRDVTARRRQEHERDQEARFQERFIGVLGHDLGNPLAAVRLSAAALLAQPTLTPEVRRVAQRIDGSAERMARLVKQLLDFTRARMAGGIPLRPREVCMASVCRRIISELEPAHPEQRVDLEVDGECRGVWDEERLGQVLSNLVGNALQHSPRGTAVRVRLAANDPLFQRVEVHNLGPPIPDSLRPRLFAPFHRAAPDPGGPRPHRHGLGLGLYIVSQIVTAHGGWVDVASSLDAGTCFAVTLPRIAQASEESPPPRWA, encoded by the coding sequence ATGAACAACGGGGCGGGCGCGCCCCCCTCCGAGGCTGTGGTGGTGTTGCGCAGCGTTCGCTCCGCTGGGCACGGCATCCTGGACTTCGAGTGTGTCTCGGCGAATGCGCACGCGGAGCGCTGGCTGGGACGGGAAGAGCGCTCCCTGGTTCGTCAGCGACTGCTCGAGGAGGCTCCCTGGGTGGGCGAATGTGGCCTGTTCGCCTCTTGTGTCCGAGTGGCGGTGCGCCGGGAGCCCGAGGTGGTGCGTGTGTCGCGCCAGTCCTCCGTGGGCACGGTGTGGATGCTGGCCCGCGTCTCACCGTGGGAGGACGGCGTTGTCGTCTTCCTGGAGGATTTGACGGAGCGGATGGCGTCGGAGGAGGCCCTTCGCAGGGACCATGACCTGCTGCACGCGGTCATCGAGAGCGCCACGGACGCCATCTACGTGAAGGACCTGGATGCGCGCTACGTGCTCATCAATCCGGCCACCGCGCGGGCCTTCAACCGGGCGCCGCAGGACATCCTCGGGCGCACGGACGTGGAGCTCCTGGGGGACACGGCGGCGCCCGCGGTGACCAATGACCGCGAGGTCATCGAGTCCGGCGTCACCGCGACGTACGAGGACGCGGACGGCGGGCCCGGCAGCGACCAGATATGGCAGACGACCAAGGGCGTGCTGCGCCGGGGCGACGGCACTGTCTATGGCTTGTTCGGCATCAGCCGTGATGTCACCGCGCGGCGCCGGCAGGAGCATGAGCGCGACCAGGAGGCGCGGTTCCAGGAGCGCTTCATCGGCGTGCTGGGGCATGACCTGGGCAACCCGCTGGCCGCGGTGAGGCTGTCCGCAGCGGCGCTCCTGGCCCAGCCCACGCTGACGCCCGAGGTGCGCCGCGTGGCCCAGCGCATCGACGGGAGCGCCGAGCGCATGGCGCGGCTGGTGAAACAATTGCTTGATTTCACCCGGGCGCGGATGGCGGGAGGCATTCCCTTGCGTCCGCGCGAGGTGTGCATGGCGTCGGTGTGTCGCCGCATCATCTCGGAGCTGGAGCCCGCGCACCCCGAGCAGCGCGTGGACCTGGAAGTGGACGGCGAGTGCCGCGGCGTGTGGGACGAGGAGCGGCTGGGGCAGGTGCTCTCGAACCTGGTGGGCAATGCGCTGCAGCACAGCCCCCGAGGCACCGCGGTGCGCGTGCGGCTGGCGGCGAATGACCCGTTGTTCCAGCGGGTGGAGGTCCACAACCTGGGGCCGCCGATTCCGGACTCCCTGCGGCCGCGCCTGTTCGCGCCCTTCCATCGCGCGGCGCCAGACCCTGGAGGGCCCAGGCCGCATCGTCATGGGTTGGGGTTGGGGCTCTACATCGTCTCGCAAATCGTCACGGCCCACGGTGGGTGGGTGGACGTCGCGTCCTCGCTGGATGCGGGGACGTGCTTCGCGGTGACGTTGCCTCGCATCGCCCAGGCGTCGGAGGAGTCTCCGCCGCCGCGCTGGGCCTGA
- a CDS encoding bifunctional glycosyltransferase/class I SAM-dependent methyltransferase yields the protein MSFQHSVIIPFDSSTVDAAAHFARELAGRAEVVLAGDGQPDVASRPGLQVLSVQGGKGAAIRAALPHVTSAVTVLQDADAAYSPDAYQSLMGPLRDDTADAVFGRRGTAGLDPEAWAERALGHVTRFVTDVAVKDPLSGVRAFRTEALRSVTLTSDDDAVDAELVVKLAAQLFRLTEVTLPPLQAVPRRPRAARMSQLRTLMRYATVRDDADNQHEGYTTLERMDGAIHYNQWLGRRFREHLGRRVLEIGAGIGTITRELESGAELLIALEVDRFYVDRLKNLFRGRPHVRPYLSDVALADWESLKGEQLDTIVLSNVLEHIPDDASAVRRFRQILAPDGRVLILVPALEQLFGSIDEAVGHHRRYTPATLRAVLEENGFEVEKLEWMNLVGMPGWFVNSRLLRRRSVPKLQLKLYDTLAPLFARAEAHVKLPVGMSLFAVARVTGADA from the coding sequence GTGAGCTTCCAGCATTCGGTCATCATCCCCTTCGACTCCTCCACCGTGGATGCCGCTGCCCACTTCGCCCGAGAGCTCGCCGGACGCGCTGAAGTCGTCCTCGCTGGCGACGGTCAGCCCGATGTGGCCTCACGGCCGGGCCTCCAGGTTCTCAGCGTCCAAGGAGGCAAGGGCGCGGCCATCCGCGCGGCGCTGCCCCACGTGACGAGCGCCGTGACGGTGCTCCAGGACGCGGATGCCGCCTACTCACCGGATGCCTACCAGTCGCTGATGGGGCCGTTGCGGGACGACACCGCGGACGCCGTCTTCGGCCGCCGTGGCACGGCGGGGCTCGACCCCGAGGCCTGGGCCGAGCGCGCGCTGGGACACGTCACCCGCTTCGTCACGGACGTGGCGGTGAAAGACCCGCTCAGCGGCGTGCGCGCGTTCCGCACGGAGGCGCTGCGCTCCGTCACGCTCACCAGCGATGACGACGCGGTGGACGCGGAGCTGGTGGTGAAGCTGGCCGCGCAGCTCTTCCGGCTCACCGAAGTCACGCTCCCGCCGCTCCAGGCCGTGCCTCGCCGCCCTCGCGCGGCGCGCATGTCCCAGCTTCGCACGCTGATGCGCTACGCCACCGTGCGCGACGACGCCGACAACCAGCACGAGGGCTACACCACGCTGGAGCGCATGGACGGCGCCATCCACTACAACCAGTGGCTGGGCCGCCGCTTCCGCGAGCACCTGGGCCGGCGCGTGCTGGAGATTGGCGCGGGCATCGGCACGATTACGCGCGAGTTGGAGTCCGGCGCGGAGCTGCTCATCGCGCTGGAGGTGGACCGCTTCTACGTGGACCGGCTGAAGAACCTCTTCCGAGGCCGGCCGCACGTGCGCCCCTACCTGTCCGATGTGGCGCTGGCGGATTGGGAGTCGCTCAAGGGCGAGCAGTTGGACACCATCGTCCTCTCCAACGTGCTGGAGCACATCCCCGACGACGCGTCGGCGGTGCGCCGCTTCCGCCAGATTCTGGCCCCCGATGGACGCGTGCTCATCCTGGTGCCCGCGCTGGAGCAGTTGTTCGGCAGCATCGACGAGGCCGTGGGCCACCACCGCCGCTACACGCCGGCCACGCTGCGCGCCGTGCTGGAAGAGAACGGCTTCGAGGTGGAGAAGCTGGAGTGGATGAACCTGGTGGGCATGCCCGGCTGGTTCGTCAACAGCCGCCTCCTGCGCCGCCGCTCGGTGCCCAAGCTCCAGCTCAAGCTCTACGACACGCTGGCCCCGCTGTTCGCCCGCGCCGAGGCCCACGTGAAGCTGCCGGTGGGCATGAGCCTCTTCGCCGTGGCCCGCGTCACGGGAGCCGACGCGTGA
- the mfd gene encoding transcription-repair coupling factor, translating to MDTPFTQRLDGEAAAQHGGVPLVAGDTLTRLLAELRPGHRVRTQGLKGSARGHVLARLHRETRAPLVCVAADEEAADALASDLAFFLGGTGTLLKPSVLRLPADEVLPYDELSPDAAPVTERLGALYHLSRGTRFPVLVISLRALHRRVLRPDVMAALTDRVVVGQDYDRDTLARKLARMGYQNSPLVEDVGTFSVRGGLLDVFSPLYDKPVRLEFFGDTIDSIRVFDPESQRTVDALKEVDLVPARELLLTEDTRPRAEAAARAVADRINLPTIQLRERLDALREGLPGFGLEGLLPGLFEGGLATLFDFLGPWSTQPPIFYLDDPLELSRTADALWDELERTFAAAEERKDLICPPAEHFLSREAVAEKLAAFRVVEGGGLSLSQSEKPPLLFQLGGTQDLREAILAHHGEEGALSPLVERMQRWRDSRVACAVACGTLSQADRLKRLLLDRNVMVKVHTEPMTDASALYEPSVWAHLFTGEVSQGFVDGAGGLAVLSDEEIFGVRARRRVKRSKKLDAFAAGFKDLKEGDLIVHTDFGIGRYSGLTKMQVNGVPGDFLVLEYAGRDKIYLPVGRMRLIQKFTGGNPETVQLDKLGTASWEKTKKRVKEQLLKMAAELLQIAASRKAHPGHAFSAPDRYFAQFEADFEFDETPDQAKAIEDVLSDMQKAEPMDRLVCGDVGYGKTEVAMRAAFKATLDRKQVAVLVPTTVLAQQHFLSFKKRFKDYPVTVEVISGMKKPPEVRDILKRAKEGKVDILIGTHKLLGGEVAFKDLGLMIVDEEQRFGVKQKESLKKWRSQIDVLTLTATPIPRTLHMSMSGVRDMSIIATPPQDRRAIRTFVMKYDAQVVKEAIEREIARGGQVFFVHNRVESLPSMEQQLRELVPQLSIGVAHGQMGEGQLEKVMLEFTERKHQVLLCTAIIESGIDISSANTMIVNRADQFGLAQLYQLRGRVGRSKERAYAYLLVPTRRAVTRDAQRRLEVLQNLTELGAGFSIASHDLEIRGAGNLLGEKQSGAIAEIGFDMYAQLLEEAVAELQGQPPKVQIEPDVTLPMPALIPDDYVADVHQRLVFYKRFSQASHPDEVTDLRAELVDRYGEAPDEVDHLSELTLLKIDMRELRLRGLEVGPQRLVVTLGADALLDGPKVAGLVQRSKGYYRLTPDMKLIGRVAQGVQGHDLISEARKVLRDLGHCSLPRN from the coding sequence ATGGACACTCCTTTCACTCAGAGGCTGGATGGCGAGGCGGCGGCGCAGCATGGCGGCGTGCCTCTCGTGGCGGGTGACACCCTCACCCGGTTGCTGGCGGAGCTGCGCCCCGGTCACCGCGTGCGAACGCAGGGGCTCAAGGGCTCCGCCCGAGGACACGTGCTGGCCCGGCTCCACCGGGAGACCCGCGCGCCGCTGGTGTGCGTCGCGGCGGACGAGGAGGCGGCTGACGCACTGGCCTCCGACCTGGCGTTCTTCCTGGGTGGAACAGGCACCCTGCTGAAGCCGAGCGTGCTGCGCCTCCCGGCCGACGAGGTGCTCCCGTACGACGAGCTCTCCCCGGACGCCGCCCCCGTCACCGAGCGGCTGGGCGCGCTGTATCACCTGTCCCGAGGCACCCGCTTCCCGGTGCTGGTGATATCCCTGCGCGCGCTGCACCGCCGCGTGCTGCGCCCGGACGTCATGGCCGCGCTCACGGACCGCGTGGTCGTGGGCCAGGACTATGACCGCGACACGCTGGCGCGGAAGCTGGCGCGGATGGGCTACCAGAACAGCCCGCTGGTGGAGGACGTGGGCACGTTCTCCGTGCGCGGCGGCCTGCTGGATGTCTTCAGCCCCCTCTATGACAAGCCGGTGCGCCTGGAGTTCTTCGGCGACACCATCGACTCCATCCGCGTGTTCGACCCGGAGTCGCAGCGCACGGTGGATGCGCTGAAGGAAGTGGACCTGGTCCCCGCGCGCGAGTTGCTGCTCACGGAGGACACCCGTCCCCGCGCCGAGGCCGCCGCCCGCGCCGTGGCCGACCGCATCAACCTGCCCACCATCCAGCTCCGTGAGCGGCTGGATGCCTTGCGCGAGGGCCTGCCCGGCTTCGGCCTGGAAGGGCTGCTCCCCGGACTCTTCGAGGGGGGCCTCGCCACGCTGTTCGACTTCCTGGGCCCGTGGAGCACGCAGCCACCCATCTTCTACCTGGACGACCCGCTGGAGCTGAGCCGCACGGCGGACGCGCTGTGGGACGAGCTGGAGCGCACGTTCGCCGCGGCCGAGGAGCGCAAGGACCTCATCTGCCCTCCAGCCGAGCACTTCCTCTCGCGTGAGGCGGTGGCGGAGAAGCTCGCCGCGTTCCGCGTCGTCGAGGGCGGTGGCCTGTCGCTGTCCCAGTCGGAGAAGCCCCCGCTCCTCTTCCAACTCGGCGGCACGCAGGACCTGCGCGAGGCCATCCTCGCGCACCACGGCGAGGAGGGCGCGCTGTCCCCGCTCGTGGAGCGGATGCAGCGCTGGCGCGACTCGCGCGTGGCGTGCGCGGTGGCGTGCGGAACGCTGAGCCAGGCGGACCGGCTCAAGCGGCTGCTCTTGGACCGCAACGTCATGGTGAAGGTGCACACCGAGCCCATGACGGACGCCTCGGCCCTGTATGAGCCGTCCGTCTGGGCGCACCTCTTCACGGGCGAGGTGAGCCAGGGCTTCGTGGATGGTGCGGGCGGCCTGGCCGTGCTGTCGGACGAGGAGATCTTCGGCGTCCGCGCGCGCCGCCGCGTCAAGCGCAGCAAGAAGCTGGATGCGTTCGCCGCGGGCTTCAAGGACCTGAAGGAAGGCGACCTCATCGTCCACACCGACTTCGGCATCGGCCGCTACTCGGGCCTGACGAAGATGCAGGTGAACGGCGTGCCCGGGGACTTCCTCGTCCTCGAGTACGCGGGCCGCGACAAGATCTACCTGCCGGTGGGCCGCATGCGGCTCATCCAGAAGTTCACCGGCGGCAATCCGGAGACCGTCCAGCTCGACAAGCTGGGCACCGCGAGCTGGGAGAAGACGAAGAAGCGCGTCAAGGAGCAGCTGCTCAAGATGGCGGCGGAGCTCCTGCAAATCGCCGCTTCACGCAAGGCGCATCCGGGCCATGCCTTCAGCGCGCCGGACCGCTACTTCGCCCAGTTCGAGGCGGACTTCGAGTTCGACGAGACGCCGGACCAGGCGAAGGCCATCGAGGACGTGCTGTCGGACATGCAGAAGGCGGAGCCCATGGACCGGCTCGTCTGCGGCGACGTGGGCTACGGCAAGACGGAGGTCGCCATGCGCGCGGCCTTCAAGGCCACGCTGGACCGCAAGCAGGTGGCGGTGCTGGTGCCCACCACGGTGCTGGCGCAGCAGCACTTCCTCTCGTTCAAGAAGCGCTTCAAGGACTACCCCGTCACGGTGGAGGTCATCTCCGGCATGAAGAAGCCGCCGGAGGTGCGCGACATCCTCAAGCGCGCCAAGGAGGGCAAGGTCGACATCCTCATCGGCACGCACAAGCTGCTGGGCGGCGAGGTGGCCTTCAAGGACCTGGGCCTGATGATTGTCGACGAGGAGCAGCGCTTCGGCGTGAAGCAGAAGGAGTCGCTCAAGAAGTGGCGCTCCCAGATTGACGTGCTGACGCTGACGGCCACGCCCATCCCTCGCACGCTGCACATGAGCATGTCGGGCGTGCGCGACATGAGCATCATCGCCACGCCGCCGCAGGACCGGCGCGCCATCCGCACCTTCGTGATGAAGTACGACGCGCAGGTGGTGAAGGAGGCCATCGAGCGGGAGATTGCTCGCGGCGGGCAGGTGTTCTTCGTGCACAACCGCGTGGAGTCGCTCCCGTCCATGGAGCAGCAGCTCCGGGAGCTGGTGCCGCAGCTCTCCATCGGCGTGGCGCACGGGCAGATGGGCGAGGGGCAGTTGGAGAAGGTGATGCTCGAGTTCACCGAGCGCAAGCACCAGGTCCTCCTGTGCACCGCCATCATCGAGAGCGGCATCGACATCTCCAGCGCCAACACGATGATTGTGAACCGCGCGGACCAGTTCGGCCTCGCGCAGCTCTACCAGCTCCGAGGACGCGTGGGCCGCTCGAAGGAGCGCGCGTATGCGTACCTGCTGGTGCCCACGCGCCGGGCGGTGACGCGCGACGCGCAGCGCCGGCTGGAGGTGCTCCAGAACTTAACCGAGCTGGGCGCGGGCTTCTCCATCGCCAGCCACGACCTGGAGATTCGCGGCGCGGGCAACCTCCTGGGCGAGAAGCAGTCGGGCGCCATCGCGGAGATTGGCTTCGACATGTACGCGCAGCTCCTGGAAGAGGCCGTCGCGGAGCTCCAGGGCCAGCCGCCCAAGGTGCAAATCGAGCCGGACGTCACGCTGCCCATGCCCGCGCTCATCCCCGACGACTACGTCGCGGACGTGCACCAGCGGCTCGTCTTCTACAAGCGCTTCAGCCAGGCCAGCCACCCCGACGAAGTCACGGACCTGCGCGCGGAGCTGGTGGACCGCTACGGCGAGGCCCCCGACGAGGTGGACCACCTCTCCGAGCTCACGCTGCTGAAAATCGACATGCGCGAGCTGCGGCTGCGCGGCCTGGAAGTGGGCCCGCAGCGGCTGGTGGTGACGCTGGGCGCGGATGCGCTCTTGGACGGCCCCAAGGTCGCCGGGCTGGTGCAGCGCTCCAAGGGCTACTACCGCCTCACGCCGGACATGAAGCTCATCGGCCGCGTGGCCCAAGGCGTCCAGGGACATGACCTCATCTCCGAGGCGCGCAAGGTGCTGCGCGACCTGGGGCACTGCTCGTTGCCTCGCAACTGA
- a CDS encoding GumC family protein, with amino-acid sequence MDGTVFDPAGGTSGLTPAGLMLRVRALWRRKWVVLGVAAVVAVLGAVYTLRQPKVFSASTSLIIDVMAPRFLDGEVKEVMGEERGNYWFNKEYYATQSEIITSRAVAGRVVDKLGLSTDAAFLGLGGVSDEKARVQAMQGADAVGLLQSRIRVIPAKDSRVMNIAVDDVDAARAALLANEVAAAYMAENLALKLRMTEDARTWLEGRLEELESQSKVSELAVYDFKKDADMLSTSLESRMSIVSDRINSYNLNLTEVSARIAGLQARVEAIQKLRKSSPDDETWAEALPGAKDGPIQDLKKSYTEVRVACAELSERYLPEHPKLLECQGKLAVIQGDFLKSLRNVVRSAETELSEAEAQRKNLVKLLDEAKAEAFLVNKKSIEYDRLKRESDNNQRLYELVLKRLKDIELSGLLRTSNVRVLDLARPVFVPVKPNVRRNLLVGLVMGLLAGVGVALLLDLLENSVATQTDIEERLGLAFLGIMPRIEGNRPPKERDLYVHREPKSSVAECCRAIRTNLLFMSPDTPFKTLVVTSSGPQEGKSTTAISLGVAMAQSGNRVLLLDTDMRRPRLHRAFGVPNELGISSLVVGEGSLDAAVKSTEVPGLFVLPCGPLPPNPAELLHTRAFTELLKTVAGKFDRVILDSPPLNAVADAAVLATQSDGVVLVLKAGKTNREAARRALRSLADVQARMYGAILNDVDLRAPRYGDTYLAYGQYGGEESKDRVAQS; translated from the coding sequence GTGGATGGAACCGTGTTCGACCCGGCTGGTGGCACCAGTGGCCTCACGCCCGCGGGTTTGATGCTCCGCGTGCGGGCGCTGTGGCGACGCAAGTGGGTCGTGCTCGGCGTCGCGGCCGTGGTGGCGGTGCTGGGGGCCGTCTACACGCTGCGCCAGCCCAAGGTCTTCTCCGCCAGCACCTCGCTCATCATCGACGTGATGGCGCCTCGCTTCCTGGATGGCGAGGTGAAGGAAGTGATGGGCGAGGAGCGCGGCAACTACTGGTTCAACAAGGAGTACTACGCGACCCAGAGCGAAATCATCACCTCGCGCGCGGTGGCGGGCCGGGTGGTGGACAAGCTGGGGTTGTCCACGGACGCGGCCTTCCTGGGGCTCGGCGGCGTGTCGGACGAGAAGGCGCGTGTGCAGGCGATGCAGGGCGCGGACGCGGTGGGGTTGCTCCAGAGCCGCATCCGGGTGATTCCCGCGAAGGACTCGCGGGTGATGAACATCGCGGTGGATGACGTGGACGCGGCGCGCGCGGCGCTGCTCGCCAACGAGGTGGCCGCCGCGTACATGGCGGAGAACCTGGCGCTCAAGCTGCGCATGACGGAGGACGCGCGCACCTGGTTGGAAGGGCGGCTGGAGGAGCTGGAGAGCCAGTCGAAGGTGAGCGAGCTGGCCGTCTACGACTTCAAGAAGGACGCGGACATGTTGTCCACGTCGCTCGAGTCGCGGATGAGCATCGTCAGCGACCGCATCAACAGCTACAACCTGAACCTCACCGAGGTGAGCGCGCGCATCGCCGGCTTGCAGGCGCGCGTGGAGGCCATCCAGAAGCTGCGCAAGTCGTCGCCCGATGACGAGACGTGGGCGGAGGCGCTGCCGGGCGCGAAGGACGGCCCCATCCAGGACCTCAAGAAGAGCTACACCGAAGTGCGCGTGGCGTGCGCGGAGCTGTCCGAGCGCTACCTGCCCGAGCACCCCAAGCTCCTGGAGTGCCAGGGCAAGCTCGCGGTGATTCAGGGCGACTTCCTCAAGAGCCTGCGCAACGTGGTGCGCTCGGCGGAGACGGAGCTGTCGGAGGCGGAGGCGCAGCGCAAGAACCTGGTGAAGCTGTTGGACGAGGCCAAGGCGGAGGCCTTCCTCGTGAACAAGAAGTCCATCGAGTACGACCGCCTCAAGCGCGAGTCGGACAACAACCAGCGGCTCTACGAGCTGGTGCTCAAGCGGCTCAAGGACATCGAGCTGTCGGGCCTGTTGCGCACCAGCAACGTGCGCGTGCTGGACCTGGCGCGGCCCGTCTTCGTGCCGGTGAAGCCCAACGTGAGGCGCAACCTGCTGGTGGGTTTGGTGATGGGGCTGCTCGCGGGCGTGGGCGTGGCGCTGCTGCTGGACCTCCTGGAGAACAGCGTGGCCACGCAGACGGACATCGAGGAGCGGCTGGGGTTGGCCTTCCTCGGCATCATGCCGCGCATCGAGGGCAACCGGCCGCCGAAGGAGCGCGACCTCTACGTCCACCGCGAGCCCAAGTCCTCCGTGGCGGAGTGCTGCCGCGCCATCCGGACGAACCTGTTGTTCATGTCGCCGGACACGCCGTTCAAGACGCTGGTGGTGACGTCCAGCGGGCCGCAGGAGGGCAAGTCCACCACGGCCATCAGCCTGGGCGTGGCGATGGCCCAGAGTGGCAACCGGGTGTTGTTGTTGGACACGGACATGCGCAGGCCCCGGCTGCACCGCGCCTTCGGTGTGCCCAACGAGCTGGGCATCTCCTCGCTGGTGGTGGGGGAGGGCTCGCTCGACGCGGCGGTGAAGAGCACCGAGGTGCCGGGTCTCTTCGTGTTGCCGTGTGGTCCGCTGCCGCCCAACCCGGCGGAGCTGCTGCACACGCGCGCCTTCACGGAGCTGCTCAAGACGGTGGCGGGGAAGTTCGACCGCGTGATTCTGGACAGCCCGCCCCTCAACGCGGTGGCGGACGCGGCGGTGCTGGCCACGCAGAGTGACGGCGTGGTGCTGGTGCTGAAGGCGGGCAAGACGAACCGCGAGGCGGCGCGGCGCGCGTTGCGCTCGCTGGCGGACGTGCAGGCGCGCATGTACGGGGCCATCCTCAACGACGTGGACCTGCGGGCGCCGCGCTACGGGGACACGTATCTGGCCTATGGCCAGTACGGCGGCGAGGAGTCGAAGGACAGGGTGGCGCAGTCGTGA
- a CDS encoding glycosyltransferase produces MLHLGKFYPPASGGIESHVQTLARAQAAQGAQVEVLCANHSSDSGNTSHEFHGRSPTHESWDGLVRVVRLGRRASVARMDVLPELPGVLRRMLERGVDVVHLHTPNPTMLLALDLVPRLPTVFITHHSDIIRQKVAGALFRPLELMLYARANRILSDSEAYVHGSSLLKMFRQKVRALPLGIDLEPYLKPSPEVLREEARWREEHAGVPLWLMVGRLVYYKGLFTALEALARVPGRLVVVGVGPLEEEGRARAKALGVESRVTWAGYLPPDSLMGAFRAATALWFPSNARSEAYGLSQVEAMASGLPVLNTAIPHSGVPWVSKHEETGLTVPVGDSNALARAARRLLETPGLAEQLGQGARARAEAEFRDDVMATRCLKLYSEALGRPSPVVAEEAPHEVSEESVRGAS; encoded by the coding sequence GTGCTTCACCTGGGCAAGTTCTATCCGCCCGCGTCGGGTGGCATCGAGAGCCATGTCCAGACGCTGGCCCGTGCGCAGGCGGCGCAGGGCGCGCAGGTAGAGGTGCTGTGCGCCAACCACTCGTCGGACTCGGGGAACACCAGTCACGAGTTCCATGGCCGGAGTCCCACGCACGAGAGCTGGGACGGGCTGGTGCGCGTCGTTCGGTTGGGGCGTCGTGCCTCCGTGGCGCGCATGGATGTGCTGCCAGAGCTGCCCGGCGTGCTGCGGCGGATGTTGGAGCGGGGCGTGGACGTGGTGCACCTGCACACGCCGAACCCCACCATGTTGCTGGCGCTGGACCTGGTGCCTCGGCTGCCCACGGTCTTCATCACGCACCACAGCGACATCATCCGGCAGAAGGTGGCGGGGGCGCTCTTTCGTCCTCTCGAGCTGATGCTGTACGCGCGCGCGAACCGGATTCTGTCGGACAGCGAGGCGTATGTGCATGGCTCCTCGCTGCTGAAGATGTTCCGGCAGAAGGTGCGGGCGTTGCCGCTGGGCATCGACCTGGAGCCGTACCTGAAGCCCTCGCCCGAGGTGCTGCGAGAAGAGGCGCGCTGGCGCGAGGAGCACGCGGGCGTGCCGCTGTGGCTGATGGTGGGGCGGCTCGTCTACTACAAGGGGTTGTTCACCGCGCTGGAGGCGTTGGCTCGCGTGCCGGGGCGCCTGGTGGTGGTGGGCGTGGGGCCGCTGGAGGAGGAGGGCCGCGCGCGGGCGAAGGCGCTGGGCGTGGAGTCGCGGGTGACGTGGGCGGGCTATCTGCCGCCGGACTCGCTGATGGGCGCCTTCCGCGCGGCGACCGCGCTGTGGTTCCCGAGCAACGCCCGCAGCGAGGCCTATGGCCTGTCCCAGGTGGAGGCCATGGCGAGCGGGCTCCCCGTGCTGAACACGGCGATTCCTCACTCGGGAGTGCCCTGGGTGAGCAAGCACGAGGAGACGGGGCTGACGGTGCCGGTGGGGGATTCGAACGCGCTCGCGCGCGCGGCGCGGCGGTTGCTCGAGACGCCGGGGCTGGCGGAGCAGTTGGGCCAGGGGGCGCGGGCCCGCGCGGAGGCCGAGTTCCGGGACGACGTCATGGCCACGCGCTGCCTCAAGCTGTACTCGGAGGCGCTGGGGAGGCCCTCGCCGGTGGTGGCCGAGGAGGCTCCGCACGAGGTCTCGGAAGAGAGTGTCCGGGGCGCGTCATGA